A single region of the Moorena sp. SIOASIH genome encodes:
- a CDS encoding zinc ABC transporter substrate-binding protein — translation MLKPLPVKLRTLLASGALAFGVALGGCSESSETSSREKPLVVASYSVLCDLTTEIAQDTIDMTCLIEPGQDPHTYKATTLARQSLEQAQLVLYGGYDFEPEVIKLVQATNTPAPKIAVHDQAVPSPIMAEAHHHDDHEQEKDDNKDDHKDDHDHDHDHDHEEEKTGSAHSDEELEPDPHIWHDVQNGIKMAEVIRSQLAALNPDDQELYAKNAKQLTTNLEQLDAWVKAQVATIPKDQRQLITTHDALGYYINAYGFSDSDALQGLSAEEAPTAARVKELVQKIKKSKVPTIFAEVTTNDKVIGTVAREAKVKLSDQKLLADGLGEKGSDTGTYIGMITSNTCAIVDGLGGNCSSFDGKAAK, via the coding sequence ATGCTGAAACCCTTACCAGTTAAACTTCGGACGCTCTTAGCTAGTGGTGCTCTCGCCTTTGGGGTAGCACTAGGTGGTTGTAGTGAAAGCAGCGAAACCTCATCAAGGGAGAAGCCACTAGTGGTAGCATCCTACAGTGTGCTTTGTGACTTAACAACAGAAATTGCCCAAGATACCATTGATATGACCTGTCTGATTGAACCAGGTCAAGACCCTCATACCTACAAAGCTACCACCTTAGCTCGCCAATCCCTAGAGCAAGCCCAACTAGTTCTATACGGTGGCTACGACTTTGAACCAGAAGTTATTAAATTAGTTCAAGCCACTAATACACCAGCTCCTAAAATAGCGGTGCATGATCAAGCTGTGCCTAGTCCAATTATGGCGGAAGCACATCACCACGATGATCATGAGCAAGAAAAAGATGACAATAAGGATGACCATAAGGATGACCATGACCATGACCATGACCATGACCATGAGGAAGAAAAGACAGGATCCGCTCACAGTGATGAGGAACTAGAGCCCGACCCCCATATTTGGCATGATGTCCAAAATGGTATCAAGATGGCAGAAGTAATTCGTAGCCAACTGGCAGCACTTAACCCAGATGATCAGGAATTGTATGCCAAGAATGCCAAACAGCTAACCACTAACCTGGAACAGTTGGATGCTTGGGTAAAAGCACAAGTTGCAACTATACCCAAAGACCAACGCCAACTAATTACTACCCATGATGCCCTAGGGTACTACATTAACGCTTACGGTTTTTCTGATTCTGATGCGTTGCAAGGGCTTAGCGCAGAAGAAGCACCGACAGCAGCACGGGTGAAAGAACTGGTACAGAAGATTAAGAAAAGTAAGGTACCAACAATTTTCGCCGAAGTAACAACAAATGATAAGGTTATTGGCACTGTCGCCAGAGAAGCAAAGGTTAAACTCTCAGACCAAAAGTTATTGGCTGATGGTCTAGGAGAAAAAGGGAGTGATACTGGAACTTATATTGGCATGATTACTAGCAATACCTGTGCCATTGTGGATGGGTTAGGGGGAAATTGTTCTTCTTTTGATGGCAAAGCTGCTAAATGA
- a CDS encoding DUF2656 domain-containing protein, with protein MTDSQTGRMLLSHNFELSDDSFPELNREEFTQVFAEGLSNYPSLKCRKLDHPHWMVEILFPTQEFTPPQVGELCAQALDEKRISQKKGDFLPDILILGGLKKTPPLSNSPDTLQTGEWGVDVVETTSAEQFLTALGWEDKTAGKTIENVFKIEKKNNAAS; from the coding sequence ATGACTGACTCTCAAACTGGTCGGATGTTGCTTTCCCATAACTTTGAACTATCAGACGATAGTTTCCCTGAACTAAACCGGGAAGAATTTACTCAGGTATTTGCTGAAGGATTAAGTAACTATCCATCCTTAAAGTGTCGTAAGTTAGATCATCCCCATTGGATGGTTGAAATTTTATTCCCTACTCAAGAGTTTACCCCACCTCAAGTTGGAGAATTGTGCGCTCAAGCTCTAGACGAGAAGCGGATTAGTCAAAAAAAGGGGGATTTTTTGCCAGATATCTTAATATTAGGAGGCTTAAAGAAAACTCCACCCTTAAGTAATTCTCCTGATACTCTCCAAACCGGAGAATGGGGAGTTGATGTTGTAGAAACGACCTCAGCAGAGCAATTTTTAACAGCCCTAGGATGGGAGGATAAAACAGCTGGTAAAACCATCGAGAATGTTTTCAAGATTGAAAAAAAGAATAATGCTGCATCCTAA
- the larC gene encoding nickel pincer cofactor biosynthesis protein LarC: MTKLAYLDCPTGIAGDMCLGALVSAGVPWEYLVEKLAGLGIEQEYHLRLSQVHHNGQLATKVDVDLPDQDHQHHHHQQEHGHEHHHEHHHEHGHEHHHEHTSGIRDISTPEQNHNHHPTRHLPDIEKLITAAKLPSRVSQWTLAIFRKLAEAEGAVHGISPDKVHFHEVGATDAIIDIVGTCLGLDWLGIDQIYCSPLPTGGGTVWAAHGRLPVPVPAVLKLWESRQVPVYSNGIERELVTPTGAAIAVTLATSFGSPPAMTIQKIGNGAGSRQLPIPNMLRLWIGESSEAVNVGKFKVKPSNLPPQSLHQSSLSANSSSANSSLETISVLETQIDDLNPQAIGYVFQELFNAGAVDVFTQAIGMKKSRPGILLSVICHPQDIDACQAVLFRETTTLGVRRLTQQRAILPREIQQVQTKYGQISVKVAWSDRSPHKTIMNVHPEYQDCAKLAKENNCSWLEVHHLALSAWYSQYRE, encoded by the coding sequence ATGACAAAGCTAGCTTACTTAGATTGTCCCACTGGAATTGCTGGTGATATGTGCCTAGGAGCACTAGTTTCTGCGGGTGTACCGTGGGAATATTTAGTGGAAAAGCTAGCAGGACTCGGAATTGAGCAAGAGTATCACTTAAGACTTAGCCAAGTACACCACAATGGTCAGTTGGCAACCAAAGTTGATGTAGATTTACCAGATCAAGACCATCAGCATCATCACCATCAACAGGAACACGGCCATGAACACCACCATGAACACCACCATGAACACGGCCATGAACACCACCATGAACACACCTCAGGGATAAGAGACATCAGTACACCTGAGCAGAATCATAATCATCATCCCACACGACACTTACCAGACATAGAGAAATTAATTACAGCAGCAAAATTACCCTCAAGAGTATCCCAGTGGACTCTTGCTATCTTCCGGAAACTAGCAGAAGCCGAAGGAGCCGTTCATGGTATTTCCCCAGACAAAGTTCACTTCCATGAAGTAGGCGCTACCGATGCCATTATCGATATAGTCGGTACTTGCTTAGGCTTAGATTGGCTAGGAATTGACCAAATCTATTGTTCCCCACTCCCCACTGGTGGCGGGACAGTATGGGCAGCTCATGGTCGGCTACCGGTGCCAGTACCAGCAGTACTGAAATTGTGGGAATCCCGTCAGGTGCCAGTTTACAGTAATGGGATTGAGCGGGAATTAGTAACACCAACGGGAGCAGCTATTGCCGTTACCTTAGCAACTAGCTTTGGTTCACCACCAGCAATGACTATCCAAAAAATAGGTAATGGTGCCGGTTCTCGACAATTACCCATTCCCAATATGTTGCGATTGTGGATTGGTGAGTCCTCAGAAGCGGTCAATGTTGGCAAGTTCAAGGTTAAACCGTCAAACTTACCCCCACAAAGCCTACACCAGTCATCCCTTTCTGCTAACTCTTCTTCTGCTAACTCTTCCCTAGAAACTATCTCAGTGCTAGAGACTCAAATAGATGACCTCAATCCTCAAGCCATTGGCTATGTATTCCAGGAGTTATTTAACGCTGGTGCTGTGGATGTGTTCACTCAAGCTATTGGGATGAAGAAATCTCGACCCGGTATCCTCCTCAGTGTCATCTGTCATCCTCAAGATATAGACGCTTGTCAGGCAGTATTATTCCGAGAAACCACTACCTTAGGAGTGCGACGTCTGACTCAGCAACGAGCCATCTTACCTCGGGAAATCCAGCAGGTACAGACTAAGTATGGCCAAATTAGTGTGAAAGTGGCTTGGAGCGATCGCTCACCTCACAAAACGATTATGAATGTCCACCCAGAATACCAAGATTGCGCTAAGTTAGCCAAGGAAAATAACTGCTCTTGGTTAGAAGTACATCACCTAGCACTCTCCGCTTGGTATTCTCAATATAGGGAATAG
- a CDS encoding metal ABC transporter ATP-binding protein, whose translation MLEVHNLGVCYRDTWAICDISFSLQPGQLTGLLGPNGAGKSTMVKAMLGLIPTVKGVVKLAARPLRSQLKRVAYVPQRSQIDWDYPITVWNVVMMGRTVHTGWFRSPSRQSREIVKNALERVGMFEYRHRQIGELSGGQQQRVFLARALAQQAELLFFDEPFVGIDKKTEDIIFEVFTELKSQDKTLLVISHDLGETLAHYDQLLLLNKQLIAVGSRAQVLTPENLSKAYGKVMSLAAA comes from the coding sequence ATGTTAGAAGTCCATAACCTAGGAGTCTGTTACCGAGACACTTGGGCGATTTGTGATATATCCTTCTCCCTCCAGCCAGGACAATTAACTGGCTTACTGGGACCCAATGGTGCTGGTAAAAGTACTATGGTCAAGGCGATGCTGGGACTGATTCCAACAGTGAAGGGGGTAGTGAAATTGGCAGCCCGTCCCCTCCGGAGTCAATTAAAACGAGTCGCTTATGTTCCTCAGCGATCGCAAATTGATTGGGATTATCCGATTACGGTATGGAATGTAGTCATGATGGGTCGTACAGTCCACACCGGTTGGTTTAGGTCTCCTAGTCGCCAATCTAGAGAAATTGTTAAGAATGCGTTAGAACGGGTGGGTATGTTCGAGTATCGCCACCGTCAAATTGGCGAACTCTCTGGTGGACAGCAGCAGCGGGTATTTTTAGCGCGGGCTCTAGCTCAACAAGCGGAGTTATTATTTTTTGATGAGCCATTTGTGGGCATCGACAAAAAGACGGAAGACATTATTTTTGAGGTTTTTACTGAACTTAAATCCCAAGACAAAACGTTACTAGTGATCAGCCATGACTTAGGAGAAACCTTAGCTCATTATGATCAACTCCTCTTATTGAATAAGCAACTGATTGCTGTGGGTTCAAGGGCCCAAGTGCTGACACCAGAAAACCTGAGCAAGGCTTATGGTAAGGTGATGAGTTTGGCCGCAGCTTGA
- a CDS encoding HetZ-related protein, which yields MQVKTVTNNQNSATNNQAPEITLDHQTQNLIKVLVEEIQSEIGAKSRSIQAVAHRIALEVERICTKSDRIQNSGEIDTWKFNLARHRLHKCLSYYKLGSRQGRVELHSNLSTMVYRHVAPSQSQLNFSARYNLIEDFLQDFYAECLKAFRRENPVDSDYTPRTQLELAEYMGFSEQYAKRRITLRGRGSQQLIVLRAQSFARRQPNETPVDIEQAVEYGRDEEAQEHNRSATVQQVRSNLIEKTIDPSDAVLRDRIISELIKYLESNGHNDCADYLVLKLQDLAAPEIDEIMGLTPRQRDYLQQRFKYHVEKFSRSAQWKLVHQWLGADLDQKLGMSSKQWDIFVAQLDSQQLALLPLKQAQKSDQEIAKALKCTQKQVQKRWTKVLELAWKTRNSEIRHGN from the coding sequence ATGCAAGTTAAAACTGTTACTAATAATCAAAATTCCGCCACTAACAATCAGGCTCCGGAAATTACTCTAGATCATCAAACCCAAAACTTGATCAAGGTCTTAGTCGAGGAAATCCAGTCGGAAATTGGAGCTAAATCCAGAAGTATTCAAGCAGTTGCCCACCGGATCGCCTTGGAGGTAGAACGGATTTGTACTAAGAGCGATCGCATCCAGAATTCCGGTGAAATTGATACTTGGAAGTTTAATTTAGCACGTCACCGACTGCACAAATGTCTTTCATACTACAAACTAGGTTCTCGGCAGGGTCGTGTCGAACTCCATAGTAACCTCAGTACCATGGTTTATCGCCATGTGGCACCGTCCCAATCTCAGTTAAACTTTTCTGCTCGATACAATTTGATTGAGGACTTTTTACAGGACTTTTACGCTGAGTGCCTCAAAGCCTTTCGCCGGGAAAATCCTGTCGATTCTGACTACACTCCCCGTACCCAACTAGAACTAGCGGAGTACATGGGCTTTAGTGAGCAATATGCTAAGCGACGCATTACCCTACGTGGTCGCGGTAGCCAGCAGTTGATTGTACTCAGAGCACAAAGCTTTGCCCGACGGCAGCCTAATGAAACCCCTGTGGATATTGAACAGGCTGTGGAGTATGGTAGGGATGAAGAAGCCCAAGAGCACAACCGTTCAGCTACTGTACAACAGGTACGCTCAAACCTGATTGAGAAAACCATTGACCCCAGCGATGCTGTTTTACGCGATCGCATTATCTCTGAGTTGATCAAATACCTAGAGTCTAACGGTCATAATGACTGTGCTGATTATCTGGTGCTAAAGCTGCAAGACCTGGCTGCACCAGAGATTGACGAAATCATGGGTCTGACACCCCGTCAGCGGGATTATCTACAACAGCGCTTTAAATACCATGTAGAAAAGTTCTCTCGTTCAGCTCAGTGGAAATTGGTACACCAATGGCTAGGAGCAGACCTGGATCAAAAACTAGGGATGTCATCGAAGCAGTGGGATATCTTTGTGGCTCAACTCGATAGCCAACAGCTAGCGTTACTGCCCCTCAAACAGGCGCAAAAGAGTGATCAAGAAATTGCCAAAGCCCTCAAGTGTACCCAAAAACAAGTGCAAAAGCGCTGGACTAAGGTTTTGGAACTAGCTTGGAAGACTCGTAACTCAGAAATTCGCCATGGCAATTAG
- a CDS encoding L-threonylcarbamoyladenylate synthase, giving the protein MATIYTIHPETPQIRRIEKIREYLEDGAVMLYPTDTVYAIGCDVHVKSAVQRVRRLKQLSNDKPLTFLCSSLSNIAKYARVSDPAYRIMKHLIPGPYTFLLPATKLVPKLVMSPNRKTTGIRVPDHNVCQALLSALGHPIISTSAHLPNQDGDTPTVGLERAKLFDALDGLVDIIVDNDLEPGFQVSTILDLTGSEPMMVRQGLGWEEAIAWI; this is encoded by the coding sequence ATGGCTACTATTTATACTATCCATCCGGAAACACCTCAAATACGTCGAATAGAGAAAATAAGAGAGTATCTCGAAGATGGTGCAGTGATGCTCTATCCCACTGACACTGTCTATGCCATTGGTTGTGATGTACATGTGAAGTCCGCAGTGCAACGAGTTAGGCGTTTGAAGCAACTATCCAATGATAAACCCCTGACGTTTTTGTGTTCGTCTCTGTCCAATATTGCTAAATATGCTCGGGTAAGTGATCCAGCTTACCGGATTATGAAGCATTTGATTCCCGGACCCTATACGTTCTTGTTACCAGCAACCAAGTTAGTACCTAAGCTGGTGATGAGTCCCAATCGTAAAACTACTGGTATCCGAGTCCCAGATCATAACGTTTGTCAGGCGTTGCTTTCAGCTCTAGGTCATCCAATTATTTCTACCTCGGCTCATCTACCGAATCAGGATGGTGACACTCCGACGGTGGGATTGGAACGGGCTAAACTATTTGATGCTCTCGATGGTCTCGTAGACATCATTGTGGACAATGACTTAGAACCGGGATTTCAAGTCTCAACTATCCTCGACCTGACTGGTTCAGAACCGATGATGGTGCGGCAGGGTTTGGGATGGGAGGAAGCGATCGCTTGGATTTAG
- a CDS encoding MBL fold metallo-hydrolase has product MKEETKALEIVFYGTSGWFDSTSGATNCVGVFVNDRDIVLFDLGTGVRKIDRESVRGKNVTVMLSHLHLDHCYGLHILPMFQPASLRIVIHESLKSYLETLFSFPFVKPRDKLGFPVEIRVAKDTTLNFDNFTIKTQALKHNTPVIGAQLHLENKSICYCVDTILCDSLLSLTKDCEILIAESCPVGGKKTNGFHLDLEQLKAVLTATHAEKVIITHFGARQYPDLKTKELLFTSIKDFHHNIVMAYDGLIIRS; this is encoded by the coding sequence ATGAAAGAGGAGACTAAAGCCTTGGAAATCGTCTTTTATGGAACTTCCGGTTGGTTTGACAGCACATCAGGTGCTACTAATTGTGTAGGGGTATTTGTAAATGATAGAGATATTGTTTTGTTTGACTTAGGCACTGGGGTTAGAAAAATAGACAGAGAAAGCGTTCGTGGTAAAAATGTTACTGTTATGCTTTCACACCTGCATTTAGACCACTGTTATGGGCTACATATTTTACCGATGTTCCAGCCCGCTTCCTTGAGGATTGTTATCCATGAAAGTCTAAAGAGTTACTTGGAGACTTTGTTTTCTTTTCCGTTTGTGAAACCGAGGGATAAACTAGGATTTCCTGTTGAGATTCGAGTGGCTAAAGATACAACCTTGAATTTCGATAATTTTACCATAAAGACTCAAGCTTTAAAACATAATACTCCAGTGATAGGCGCTCAATTACACTTAGAGAACAAATCTATTTGTTATTGTGTTGATACCATTTTATGCGATTCTCTCTTGAGTCTAACTAAGGATTGCGAGATTCTCATTGCTGAATCTTGCCCGGTTGGAGGAAAAAAAACAAATGGATTTCATCTTGACTTAGAGCAACTTAAGGCAGTGCTAACTGCTACTCATGCTGAGAAGGTGATCATAACTCATTTTGGGGCTCGACAGTATCCAGATCTTAAAACCAAAGAGTTGCTGTTTACATCTATAAAGGATTTTCATCACAATATCGTTATGGCTTACGATGGTCTGATTATCCGGAGTTGA
- a CDS encoding sulfotransferase domain-containing protein: MVIAPKIVYYPDVTLDDLDAGVIVAYPLPDETHAYYAVPNFLIIGAQKCGTRELHTWLDQHPNLKGAPEECHFFDEVIDIETEWIRYLLNPAYLLSRDKEQLLSRCIYTFEKTPAYLDKWNRSVPIPELVRRMMPSGKFIVLLRNPTARAYSAYQMGRAEQDVIGAIPEYVDTDFVSLIKRRLSASQPDPYDRLLSVGHYALHLETWLKYFSREQLWVVLLEDFQRSPFEVMDEILTFLKLAPFDYRSLAEQNSRGLWVLRGQASKGNAQPYEPIPQEAKALLHEYYAPWNKKLRQLMPELDIKW; encoded by the coding sequence ATGGTGATTGCCCCAAAAATAGTCTATTATCCTGATGTTACCCTTGACGATCTAGATGCGGGAGTGATTGTCGCTTATCCATTGCCCGATGAAACCCATGCTTATTATGCAGTCCCAAATTTCCTGATTATTGGCGCACAGAAATGCGGCACTCGCGAACTGCATACCTGGCTCGATCAGCATCCCAATCTTAAAGGTGCGCCTGAAGAGTGCCATTTTTTTGATGAAGTCATAGATATTGAAACTGAATGGATACGCTATCTACTCAATCCTGCTTATTTACTGTCAAGAGACAAGGAGCAGTTGTTGTCTCGTTGTATCTATACATTTGAAAAAACACCAGCTTACTTAGACAAATGGAATCGAAGTGTGCCTATTCCCGAACTGGTTCGTCGAATGATGCCCTCTGGAAAATTCATTGTTTTATTGAGGAATCCAACGGCACGGGCTTACTCAGCTTATCAAATGGGAAGGGCAGAACAAGACGTGATAGGAGCCATTCCTGAATATGTCGATACTGATTTTGTCTCTTTGATTAAAAGACGATTGTCAGCAAGCCAACCCGATCCCTACGATCGCCTGTTAAGCGTAGGGCACTATGCCTTGCATTTGGAAACGTGGTTGAAATATTTTTCGCGAGAACAGCTATGGGTTGTGTTATTAGAAGATTTTCAGCGATCGCCTTTTGAAGTCATGGATGAAATCCTGACATTTCTAAAATTGGCTCCCTTTGATTACCGATCGTTGGCTGAACAAAATTCCCGTGGCTTGTGGGTGCTTCGAGGGCAAGCCTCAAAAGGAAATGCTCAGCCCTACGAACCAATTCCACAGGAAGCAAAAGCATTATTACATGAGTATTATGCTCCTTGGAATAAAAAACTGAGGCAATTAATGCCAGAACTTGATATTAAATGGTGA
- a CDS encoding PHP domain-containing protein codes for MVVNIAQGSASPKIAAKNQQALRQVWETIEPDSCPYRYNFHMHTIYSDGRLKPEELIKQAITIGLKGLAITDHHSIGGYQVAQACIEKWQQESSFCDSLPHFWTGVEITANLLDNEVHILGYAFDPEHASLKRYLTGTAPTGNDAEAGAVIDAIHQAGGLAVLAHPARYRKSADELITAIANLGIDGVETYYAYTNPEPWQPSPKQTKLVLQLSATYNLFNTCGTDTHGLSLLKRI; via the coding sequence ATGGTAGTCAATATTGCTCAAGGGTCTGCTTCACCTAAGATAGCAGCAAAAAATCAACAAGCTCTTCGGCAAGTGTGGGAAACGATTGAGCCTGATAGCTGTCCCTATCGCTACAATTTCCATATGCACACGATTTACTCTGATGGTCGGCTCAAACCGGAAGAGTTAATCAAGCAGGCTATTACCATTGGTCTCAAGGGACTTGCCATCACCGATCACCACTCCATCGGTGGTTATCAAGTTGCTCAAGCTTGCATAGAAAAATGGCAGCAGGAGTCATCTTTCTGTGATTCATTACCCCACTTCTGGACTGGTGTCGAAATTACCGCTAACCTCCTGGATAATGAGGTTCATATCCTTGGCTATGCTTTTGATCCAGAACATGCTAGTTTAAAGCGCTATCTCACTGGAACCGCACCGACCGGTAATGATGCTGAGGCTGGTGCAGTGATTGATGCTATCCATCAGGCCGGTGGTTTAGCAGTGTTGGCTCATCCAGCCCGTTACCGCAAGTCAGCAGATGAGTTAATTACTGCTATAGCCAACTTAGGGATTGATGGTGTTGAAACTTACTATGCCTACACCAATCCTGAACCCTGGCAACCTAGTCCAAAACAAACTAAGCTTGTGTTGCAGTTGAGTGCTACCTACAATCTATTTAATACCTGTGGCACTGATACTCATGGGTTAAGCTTGCTCAAGCGTATTTGA
- a CDS encoding sulfotransferase domain-containing protein, whose amino-acid sequence MKRDISKHYIIIGAMKCGTTSLFHSLSKNCPSINPSRVKDTKFFVDRDRGGNWERGIDWYLAMFPPLNGIKLEASTHYTKYPDYPGVPARIKQVLKNVKLIYLVRDPLQRSISHFFHNLLVDREKLDINQALSNSRNKYINYSDYALQLSQYYDYFAPEDIVIINIVEEEYREKSLEALKHFLGIETSNPFVLDRSNTVKDNFVKADKNLNIAPDIINSSENKIELALKFGLSHDNLIKMIELCRVNAVKFKKYYPFTIDHWLDKYKNYLLY is encoded by the coding sequence ATGAAAAGGGATATAAGCAAACACTATATTATTATTGGTGCGATGAAATGCGGAACAACTTCGCTGTTTCATTCCTTGTCTAAAAACTGCCCATCAATCAACCCATCGAGGGTGAAGGATACTAAATTTTTTGTGGATCGAGATAGAGGAGGCAACTGGGAAAGAGGTATCGACTGGTATTTAGCAATGTTTCCTCCCTTAAATGGAATAAAGCTGGAAGCTTCTACCCACTATACAAAGTATCCAGACTATCCAGGGGTCCCGGCGCGAATCAAGCAAGTCTTGAAAAACGTTAAATTGATTTATCTAGTTCGAGATCCATTACAGCGATCGATTTCCCATTTTTTTCATAACTTGTTAGTCGATAGAGAAAAATTGGATATCAATCAAGCCCTTTCAAATAGTCGTAATAAATATATTAATTATAGCGATTATGCCCTACAGTTATCTCAGTATTATGATTATTTCGCTCCCGAAGATATTGTGATCATTAATATAGTCGAAGAAGAGTACCGAGAAAAGTCCTTAGAAGCATTAAAGCATTTTTTAGGAATAGAAACAAGTAATCCCTTCGTGCTAGACCGTAGCAACACTGTCAAAGACAACTTTGTGAAAGCCGATAAAAATCTAAACATCGCTCCAGACATCATTAATTCTTCAGAGAATAAAATTGAGCTAGCTTTAAAATTTGGGTTGAGCCATGATAATCTTATAAAAATGATTGAGCTTTGTAGGGTAAATGCTGTAAAATTTAAAAAATATTATCCATTTACCATAGACCACTGGCTAGACAAGTATAAAAATTATTTACTATATTAA
- a CDS encoding MFS transporter, whose amino-acid sequence MLNEKERSQNQKLLIASNIAIIPLMTSFGAIDASLLQLYATSILGLQESQIGFAIGLPSLLIPLQISGIYFVKRWGSKTTLMIGFALLFLLLPLMLIVPIVYGKNKLFGFAFFCIIILLMNIVHNTTKGVAFQPIIRESTLPEERGWFFGKMRLTVNGFNLLFFAILSVTLGEKLALHDYAYIVVLLMMYCLVAGLITYKIKIYENSQSPYKINQNFLDDIREIFANPKYRLLITILTLCFLSSLPLFVTYLAIGLQLNANYISQLITLNIVGNLTGIAIWGRLIDRIGFMRTIYIIVLMLATVGVLWLFVQPIELSYGWWQFSSLTLVLIAIITGFLQSGLKMALLVGVHNTATERSAVTALAFFNSTGMILGNLVPFFVGFYLNFTLGVWRFSLGAINIDSYQMIGLLSALLCLLSAVMCYRNRQLMI is encoded by the coding sequence ATGCTTAATGAAAAAGAACGCTCTCAGAATCAAAAACTTTTGATTGCGTCGAATATTGCAATTATCCCTCTTATGACCAGTTTTGGTGCTATTGATGCCAGCTTACTTCAGTTATACGCAACCAGTATCCTCGGTTTGCAAGAAAGTCAAATCGGTTTTGCCATTGGTTTACCTTCTTTACTTATACCGCTACAGATTTCAGGTATTTATTTTGTCAAACGTTGGGGTAGTAAAACTACTCTGATGATTGGTTTTGCTTTACTATTTTTACTGCTACCATTAATGCTGATTGTGCCTATAGTGTATGGAAAAAATAAACTCTTTGGTTTTGCTTTTTTTTGTATTATTATTTTGTTGATGAATATCGTTCATAATACTACAAAAGGAGTAGCGTTTCAACCCATAATTCGGGAATCTACGCTTCCAGAAGAGCGTGGATGGTTTTTTGGTAAAATGCGACTGACTGTGAATGGGTTTAATTTACTTTTTTTTGCTATTCTTTCTGTGACGCTAGGAGAAAAATTAGCACTTCATGATTACGCATATATAGTTGTTTTGCTGATGATGTACTGTTTAGTTGCAGGACTCATAACTTATAAAATCAAAATTTATGAAAATAGTCAATCTCCCTATAAAATAAACCAGAATTTTTTAGATGATATCCGCGAAATATTTGCGAATCCAAAATACCGTTTATTAATAACTATTTTGACTTTATGTTTTCTTTCTTCTTTGCCCCTGTTTGTCACTTATTTAGCAATTGGGTTACAGCTTAATGCCAATTATATTTCCCAGTTAATTACATTAAATATAGTAGGAAATCTGACTGGGATAGCAATTTGGGGGCGACTCATAGATCGCATTGGCTTTATGCGTACCATATATATTATCGTCTTAATGCTGGCAACTGTCGGAGTGCTATGGTTATTTGTCCAACCTATTGAATTGTCCTATGGTTGGTGGCAGTTTTCATCTCTCACCCTGGTCTTAATTGCTATTATTACTGGTTTTTTACAATCGGGATTGAAAATGGCATTGCTCGTTGGGGTACACAATACTGCCACGGAGCGATCGGCAGTTACAGCATTGGCTTTCTTCAATAGTACCGGAATGATTCTGGGCAATCTAGTACCCTTCTTTGTTGGATTTTATTTAAATTTTACATTAGGAGTATGGAGATTTTCTCTGGGTGCTATTAATATTGACAGTTATCAAATGATTGGTTTATTGAGCGCTTTATTGTGTTTGCTGAGTGCTGTGATGTGTTACCGCAACCGTCAGCTGATGATATAA